Proteins from a genomic interval of Terriglobia bacterium:
- a CDS encoding ATP-binding cassette domain-containing protein: MIRLVNVAREYPAKADANGGVIKALDNVSLSVAPGEWLAMMGPSGSGKSTLVNLIGCLDRPSAGEIWLDGENVAHLSGSDLNRVRAEKIGFVFQQFHLIPYLTALENVMLAQYFHSMTDEPEALNALERVGLRDRAQHLPAHLSGGEQQRVCIARALINDPKIVLADEPTGNLDALNEEIVMRLLRELHQQGRTIVMVTHDPTVARMADRRVELHHGKIAASETFALRDEEQIDEILEEIWVLQEHGEGAELGRMEVHGPGTLPPSLAVERMSELGLVTTAPHPPQPHGHKHVVNPCHDAMIYSGEIPPDGSMLIEFTERGRKRAADVIRRHRLAEMLFTESLGMINEDEIEQQACKFEHILSPEATEKICAFLGHPKTCPHGASIPPGECCSRPAAENMQRLFAPARARK, translated from the coding sequence ATGATCCGGCTCGTCAACGTCGCGAGAGAATATCCGGCGAAAGCCGACGCCAATGGCGGTGTCATCAAGGCGCTCGACAATGTTTCGTTGTCGGTGGCGCCCGGCGAATGGCTGGCGATGATGGGTCCTTCGGGCTCGGGAAAATCCACGCTGGTCAACCTCATCGGCTGCCTCGATCGGCCGTCGGCGGGCGAAATCTGGCTCGACGGCGAAAATGTTGCCCACCTCTCCGGCTCCGACCTCAACCGCGTGCGCGCCGAGAAAATCGGCTTCGTCTTCCAGCAGTTCCACCTGATTCCCTACCTGACCGCGCTGGAAAACGTCATGCTGGCGCAGTATTTTCACAGCATGACCGACGAGCCGGAAGCGCTCAACGCGCTGGAGCGCGTCGGACTGCGCGACCGGGCGCAGCATCTGCCCGCGCACCTTTCCGGCGGCGAGCAGCAGCGGGTCTGCATCGCGCGCGCCCTGATCAACGATCCCAAGATCGTGCTCGCCGACGAGCCCACCGGCAACCTCGACGCGCTCAACGAAGAGATCGTCATGCGCCTGCTCCGCGAACTGCACCAGCAGGGCCGGACCATCGTCATGGTGACCCACGATCCAACGGTGGCGCGCATGGCGGACCGGCGCGTCGAGCTGCATCACGGAAAAATCGCCGCCAGCGAAACCTTTGCGCTGCGCGACGAAGAGCAGATTGACGAAATCCTGGAGGAAATCTGGGTTCTCCAGGAACACGGCGAAGGCGCGGAGTTGGGGCGCATGGAAGTCCACGGCCCCGGGACTTTGCCGCCGTCGCTGGCGGTGGAGCGCATGTCCGAGCTGGGACTGGTGACCACCGCGCCGCATCCACCGCAGCCGCATGGTCACAAGCACGTGGTGAATCCCTGCCACGACGCCATGATCTACAGCGGCGAAATCCCCCCCGACGGCAGCATGCTGATTGAGTTCACCGAGCGCGGGCGCAAGCGCGCCGCCGACGTCATCCGCCGGCATCGCCTGGCGGAAATGCTGTTTACCGAAAGCCTGGGCATGATCAACGAAGACGAGATCGAACAGCAGGCGTGCAAGTTCGAGCACATCCTCTCACCCGAGGCGACGGAAAAGATCTGCGCGTTCCTCGGCCACCCGAAAACCTGCCCGCACGGCGCGTCGATTCCCCCCGGCGAGTGCTGCTCGCGGCCCGCGGCGGAGAACATGCAGCGCCTGTTCGCGCCGGCTCGGGCGCGGAAGTAG
- a CDS encoding Fe-S-containing protein, which translates to MLEALIVTLREGVEAALIVGITLAYIAKIGRPDLRKAVYAALGAAFVASIAVAVVLSRLSFNQDVFEGWVMLVAAVFVVTMIIFMMRTGRRLKGDIEGKVGGLAAKSSRLGLFAFVFLMVLREGVETVLILSAVNLNSTELMSFLGTLLGVALAVVFGVTFVKGSVRVNLQKFFRVTTVILFFVAFQLTISGLHELSENGVLPSSKREMSVIGPIVRNDFFFFVTILALAGMMVLFEYRRRQTPVAATASGAERRKAEWTAKRERRWAVAVYASSFLFIMLITAQFIYAKSASALSPATEVTITQGQVRIPVAQVNDGELHRYVAKIGGKEIRFWLMRKPDNSIGTVLDACEICGDVGFYKSGNTIICKNCAAPINPQSVGQAGGCNPIPLKATATADAVVIAEADLAASARYFKH; encoded by the coding sequence ATGCTTGAAGCCCTCATCGTTACCCTGCGCGAGGGGGTCGAGGCCGCGCTCATCGTCGGCATCACCCTCGCCTATATCGCCAAGATCGGCCGCCCCGACCTGCGCAAGGCCGTCTACGCCGCCCTGGGCGCCGCCTTCGTCGCCAGCATCGCGGTTGCCGTCGTGCTCTCGCGCCTCAGCTTCAACCAGGATGTCTTCGAAGGCTGGGTCATGCTGGTGGCGGCGGTCTTTGTCGTCACCATGATCATCTTCATGATGCGCACCGGCCGCAGGCTCAAGGGCGATATCGAAGGCAAGGTCGGCGGCCTGGCGGCCAAAAGCTCCCGCCTCGGCCTGTTCGCGTTCGTCTTCCTCATGGTGCTGCGCGAAGGCGTGGAAACCGTCCTCATCCTTTCCGCCGTCAACCTCAACAGCACCGAGTTGATGAGCTTCCTGGGGACGCTGCTGGGAGTCGCGCTGGCGGTCGTATTCGGCGTGACTTTCGTCAAGGGCAGCGTGCGCGTCAACCTGCAGAAATTCTTCCGCGTCACCACCGTCATTCTCTTTTTCGTCGCCTTCCAGCTCACGATTTCGGGATTGCACGAGCTCTCGGAAAACGGCGTGCTTCCCTCCAGCAAGCGTGAGATGTCGGTGATCGGCCCCATCGTGCGCAACGATTTCTTCTTCTTCGTTACCATCCTGGCTCTGGCCGGCATGATGGTGCTGTTCGAGTATCGCCGCCGCCAGACTCCGGTCGCCGCCACCGCTTCCGGCGCCGAGCGCCGCAAGGCGGAATGGACGGCCAAGCGCGAGCGCCGGTGGGCCGTGGCTGTCTACGCCAGTTCGTTCTTGTTCATCATGCTGATCACGGCGCAGTTCATCTACGCCAAGAGCGCCAGCGCGCTGTCGCCGGCGACCGAGGTCACGATCACCCAGGGTCAAGTGCGAATCCCCGTGGCCCAGGTCAACGACGGCGAGCTGCACCGCTATGTCGCCAAAATCGGCGGGAAAGAGATCCGCTTCTGGCTGATGCGCAAGCCCGACAACAGCATCGGCACCGTGCTCGATGCCTGCGAGATCTGCGGCGACGTCGGTTTCTACAAGAGCGGCAACACCATCATCTGCAAGAACTGCGCCGCTCCCATCAATCCGCAATCGGTCGGCCAGGCGGGCGGCTGCAATCCCATCCCGCTCAAGGCCACCGCCACGGCCGACGCGGTCGTGATCGCCGAGGCGGACCTGGCCGCCAGCGCCCGGTATTTCAAGCACTGA
- a CDS encoding tetratricopeptide repeat protein codes for MSANRGKLILLLGLACVGSVFAQESKPTVRHHRVAEDPAAAAVFRAEAAMDKNDYAAAESALKQAVGLDPENYRAWYDLGVVYNATNRTADAISAYRKSIAAFPKLFESNFNLGVLLGRAGDPEAVKYLRAAIELTPTGNRDQGLASAWMTLGYLSKGQERVDAFRHAAELQPKNASPQMLATPHLLAAAAAETMHDLATAEQEYKAAAERDPKSVEAVAGLANIYLQTKRLPEAESALRKYLALDPQNAKAHLQLGRVLAAQKKNEDAQSEFETALRFSPGDAAAKRELAMLYVDNKQFAKAEPLFREALQKDPRDAELHHRLATVLIEQHKFEEAQNELLLAVNLKPDFGIAYGDLAFAASENKNYPLVLKALDARARYLPDIPFTLFLRATAYDHLGARKEAAASYHQFLAAANGQFPEQEWQARHRLIAIEPKK; via the coding sequence ATGTCGGCCAATAGAGGCAAGCTCATCCTGCTGCTCGGTTTGGCCTGCGTGGGCAGTGTCTTCGCGCAGGAGTCCAAGCCCACCGTGCGCCATCACCGCGTCGCCGAGGATCCCGCGGCCGCCGCCGTGTTCCGGGCCGAAGCGGCGATGGACAAGAACGACTATGCGGCGGCGGAGTCGGCGCTCAAGCAGGCCGTTGGGCTCGATCCTGAGAATTACCGTGCGTGGTATGACCTCGGCGTCGTTTACAACGCTACTAACCGCACCGCCGACGCGATCAGCGCTTACCGAAAATCCATCGCGGCGTTTCCCAAGTTGTTCGAGTCCAATTTCAACCTCGGAGTTCTCCTAGGCCGCGCCGGCGATCCGGAAGCCGTCAAGTACTTGCGCGCCGCCATCGAACTCACTCCAACTGGTAATCGTGACCAGGGCTTGGCCAGCGCCTGGATGACGCTCGGGTATCTGTCCAAGGGACAGGAACGCGTTGACGCATTTCGCCACGCCGCCGAACTGCAGCCCAAGAACGCTTCTCCTCAAATGCTCGCCACTCCTCACTTACTTGCGGCAGCAGCAGCCGAGACCATGCACGACCTCGCCACCGCCGAGCAGGAGTACAAGGCCGCCGCCGAGCGGGATCCCAAGTCCGTCGAGGCCGTTGCCGGGCTGGCCAACATTTACCTGCAAACCAAGCGCCTGCCCGAGGCGGAGTCGGCGCTCCGCAAGTATCTCGCGCTCGATCCGCAGAATGCCAAGGCGCATCTGCAACTCGGGCGCGTGCTGGCGGCGCAGAAGAAGAACGAAGATGCGCAGTCGGAATTCGAGACCGCCTTGCGCTTCTCGCCCGGCGACGCGGCAGCCAAGCGCGAGCTGGCCATGCTGTATGTGGACAACAAGCAGTTCGCCAAAGCCGAGCCGCTGTTCCGGGAAGCGCTGCAGAAGGATCCGCGCGACGCCGAACTGCACCACCGCCTTGCCACCGTGCTGATTGAGCAGCACAAGTTCGAGGAAGCGCAGAACGAATTGCTGCTGGCGGTGAATCTCAAGCCGGACTTCGGCATTGCCTATGGCGACCTGGCCTTTGCCGCATCGGAGAACAAGAATTACCCGCTCGTGCTGAAGGCGCTGGACGCACGCGCCAGGTACCTCCCGGACATTCCCTTCACCCTGTTCCTGCGCGCTACCGCCTACGATCATCTGGGAGCGCGTAAAGAGGCGGCTGCCAGCTATCATCAGTTCCTGGCGGCTGCCAACGGACAGTTTCCCGAACAGGAATGGCAGGCGCGGCACCGGCTGATTGCCATCGAGCCCAAGAAATAG
- a CDS encoding ABC transporter permease codes for MFARMLYQSFCRQRRRKLLAGIAITLGVSVATAMIAVATDIGDKINRELRTYGANLVLTPDEDTLNVEIGGVNLKPASDGAYLNESDLLRINGMFWQHNVVGFSPMLDVPVTIHNGSAAQPVQLLGTYFAKRLPFGKEGFTTGVRTTHPWWKVSGAWPDDESSDVLLGERLAQQLGRKPGDEVQVAGRNLRVVGILSSDGAEDNQIVVPLALAQQILGRPGAVRRVLVSAMTKPEDALARRDPKTMSPELYDRWFCSPYANSIAHDLQQTIPHSRAEQIRQVAQNEGTVLERIKGLMLLVTFAALLASALAVSAAMATAIFERRGEVGLMKALGAGNAAVATLFFAEAALLALIGGTAGFAFGNLMARQIGRWVFDSSIAIQPVLFPVVIALAIVVTFAGSAASIRKAMKFEPIMVLRGDA; via the coding sequence ATGTTTGCCCGCATGCTCTATCAATCGTTCTGTCGCCAGCGGCGGCGCAAGCTGCTCGCCGGGATCGCCATCACGCTGGGCGTCTCGGTGGCGACCGCGATGATTGCCGTCGCCACCGACATCGGCGACAAGATCAACCGCGAGCTGCGCACCTACGGCGCCAACCTCGTGCTCACGCCCGACGAAGACACGCTGAACGTGGAGATCGGCGGCGTCAACCTCAAGCCCGCCAGCGACGGCGCTTACTTGAACGAATCGGACCTGCTGAGGATCAACGGAATGTTCTGGCAGCACAACGTCGTGGGATTCTCCCCCATGCTGGACGTGCCGGTTACCATCCACAACGGATCGGCTGCGCAACCAGTGCAGCTTCTCGGAACTTATTTCGCCAAGCGGCTGCCCTTCGGCAAGGAAGGATTCACCACCGGCGTGCGCACCACGCATCCATGGTGGAAAGTGAGCGGCGCCTGGCCGGATGACGAATCCAGCGATGTTCTGCTCGGCGAGCGCCTGGCGCAGCAACTCGGCCGCAAACCCGGAGATGAAGTTCAGGTCGCTGGCCGCAACCTCCGCGTGGTGGGCATTCTTTCTTCCGACGGCGCGGAAGATAACCAGATCGTTGTCCCGCTGGCGCTGGCGCAGCAGATTCTCGGACGTCCCGGCGCGGTCCGGCGCGTGCTTGTCAGCGCCATGACCAAGCCCGAGGATGCGCTCGCCCGTCGCGATCCCAAGACCATGTCGCCGGAGCTGTACGATCGCTGGTTCTGCTCGCCCTACGCCAACTCCATCGCCCATGACCTGCAGCAGACCATTCCGCACTCGCGCGCCGAGCAGATCCGCCAGGTCGCGCAGAATGAAGGCACGGTGCTGGAGCGCATCAAGGGCCTGATGCTGCTGGTGACTTTCGCCGCTCTGCTCGCCTCCGCCCTCGCGGTCTCGGCCGCCATGGCAACCGCCATCTTCGAGCGCCGCGGCGAGGTCGGGCTGATGAAAGCCCTGGGCGCGGGCAACGCCGCGGTCGCCACCCTGTTCTTCGCCGAAGCGGCGCTGCTGGCCCTGATCGGCGGCACTGCCGGATTCGCTTTCGGCAACCTCATGGCGCGGCAGATCGGGCGCTGGGTTTTTGATTCCAGCATCGCCATCCAGCCGGTGCTCTTCCCGGTCGTGATTGCCTTGGCCATTGTCGTGACCTTTGCCGGCAGCGCGGCTTCCATCCGCAAGGCAATGAAGTTCGAGCCGATCATGGTGCTGCGAGGCGACGCATGA
- the uvrA gene encoding excinuclease ABC subunit UvrA — translation MSTDNIVVRGARVHNLKNIDFEIPHNSMTVVTGVSGSGKSSLAFDTIYAEGQRRYVESLSSYARQFLERIEKPDVDLIDGIAPAVAIRQKNTTRNPRSTVATATEIYDYLRLLFARVGRTYCMQCGAEVKKDTVDEVAGRVLSLPEGTRLNVLFPLQPPAGRVIAQEAKSRARKKPLPAAQKLDESDLLKATLFELRKKGFNRLFQRGQVFEFSTPESLLDINFSEPVFVLMDRIVVAPDQRARIVDALETCYREAGEAIFETAESEGQVPQHLRFASRFECKSCGVRYEEPEPRLFSFNNPYGACPRCQGFGNTIDFDLDLVIPDKSLSLGEGAIEPWTKPKYRPLLNDLKRYAKSAGIPLDVPWNQLSQEHQQIVIGGDGKFWGVRGFFAYLERKKYKLHVRVFLSRYRGYSVCSTCGGARLRLEARHVKIGGKDICQVCAMTVERAVQFFSSLDLSPQQAAVAGKILEEIRERLRFMYDVGLEYLTLDRLSSTLSGGEAQRIQLATSLGSRLVGTLYVLDEPSIGLHSRDTTRLIKILHDLRDLGNTILVVEHDPEIMRAADRILDLGPGAGENGGRVIATGTYDEIRRAPASLTGRYLSQDLRIQIPQQRRKPGIQKLQVLGASAHNLKNIDVSIPLGMIVAITGVSGSGKSTLVHDVLYHALGSSLKQTSGGVPPPVNGYAGLRGEQFVDDVILVDQSPIGRTPRSNPVTYIKAFDGIRELMASLPESQKRGFAAGHFSFNIPGGRCETCQGDGTVTVEMQFLADVELICEECKGTRFKPEVLDVRYRARNIHEILNLTVREALQFFREVPKITDKLRVLDEVGLGYLRLGQSATTLSGGEAQRIKLAAHLQPRAREYVRQQDQEERRRRPRVLYIFDEPTTGLHFDDVSKLLAAFRRLIDAGGSILVIEHNLEVIKVADWVIDLGPEGGDRGGHVVAAGPPEAIARHAKSYTGKWLARILPAATPSRATAASAADPGNGNSRSESPAREPAVSVRRRGTGTNVGQ, via the coding sequence CGCGCTCCACCGTCGCCACCGCCACCGAGATCTACGATTACCTGCGCCTGTTGTTCGCGCGTGTCGGCCGCACCTACTGCATGCAGTGCGGCGCCGAGGTCAAGAAAGATACGGTCGACGAGGTCGCCGGCCGCGTGTTGTCGCTGCCCGAGGGCACGCGCCTGAACGTGCTCTTTCCCTTGCAGCCTCCGGCGGGGCGCGTCATTGCCCAGGAAGCGAAGTCGCGCGCCCGCAAGAAACCGCTTCCGGCGGCGCAAAAGCTGGACGAGTCGGACCTGCTCAAGGCCACGCTGTTCGAATTGCGCAAGAAGGGCTTCAACCGGCTATTTCAGCGCGGCCAGGTCTTCGAATTCTCCACCCCGGAATCCCTGCTCGACATCAACTTTTCCGAGCCCGTTTTTGTCCTGATGGACCGCATCGTCGTCGCTCCCGACCAGCGCGCTCGCATCGTGGACGCGCTTGAGACCTGCTATCGCGAAGCCGGCGAAGCGATCTTTGAAACGGCGGAAAGCGAGGGACAAGTACCGCAACATCTGCGGTTTGCGAGCCGTTTTGAATGTAAAAGTTGCGGTGTGCGCTACGAGGAGCCCGAGCCCCGCCTGTTCTCCTTCAACAATCCCTACGGCGCCTGTCCCCGCTGCCAGGGCTTCGGCAATACGATTGATTTTGACCTTGACCTGGTGATTCCGGATAAGAGCCTGTCGCTCGGCGAGGGCGCGATTGAACCTTGGACCAAGCCCAAGTATCGCCCACTGTTAAACGATCTCAAGCGCTACGCAAAATCCGCCGGGATTCCTCTCGACGTGCCCTGGAACCAGCTTTCGCAGGAGCACCAGCAGATCGTGATCGGAGGCGACGGCAAGTTCTGGGGCGTGCGCGGCTTTTTCGCCTACCTGGAGCGCAAGAAATACAAGCTGCACGTCCGCGTCTTCCTCAGCCGTTATCGCGGGTACTCCGTCTGCTCCACCTGTGGCGGCGCCCGCCTGCGCCTGGAAGCGCGGCACGTCAAGATTGGCGGCAAGGACATCTGCCAGGTCTGCGCCATGACCGTGGAGCGGGCGGTGCAGTTCTTTTCCAGCCTGGACCTCAGCCCGCAGCAGGCAGCGGTGGCCGGCAAGATCCTGGAAGAAATCCGCGAGCGCCTGCGCTTCATGTATGACGTCGGCCTTGAGTACCTCACGCTGGACCGACTCTCCTCCACACTTTCCGGCGGGGAGGCGCAGCGCATTCAATTAGCTACCTCGCTGGGCTCACGGCTGGTGGGGACCCTGTACGTGCTCGACGAGCCTTCCATCGGCCTGCACAGCCGCGACACCACCCGGCTGATCAAAATCCTGCACGACTTGCGCGACCTGGGAAACACCATCCTGGTGGTGGAGCATGATCCCGAGATCATGCGCGCCGCCGATCGCATTCTCGACCTCGGCCCCGGCGCCGGCGAGAATGGCGGGCGGGTCATCGCCACCGGTACCTATGACGAAATCCGCCGCGCGCCGGCCTCCCTCACCGGCCGCTATCTCAGCCAGGACCTGCGCATACAAATCCCGCAGCAGCGCCGCAAGCCCGGCATTCAAAAGCTGCAAGTGCTGGGCGCCAGCGCCCACAACCTCAAGAACATCGATGTCAGCATTCCTCTGGGAATGATCGTCGCCATCACCGGCGTATCCGGCTCCGGCAAATCCACCCTGGTGCACGATGTCCTGTACCACGCGCTGGGCTCATCGCTGAAACAGACCAGCGGCGGCGTGCCGCCGCCCGTAAACGGATACGCCGGGCTGCGCGGCGAGCAATTCGTGGACGACGTCATCCTGGTGGACCAGTCGCCGATCGGCCGCACCCCGCGCTCGAATCCAGTCACGTACATCAAGGCCTTCGACGGCATCCGCGAACTGATGGCTTCCCTGCCCGAGTCGCAGAAACGCGGCTTCGCCGCCGGACACTTCTCCTTCAACATCCCCGGCGGCCGCTGCGAAACTTGCCAGGGCGACGGCACGGTCACCGTCGAAATGCAGTTCCTCGCCGACGTCGAATTGATTTGCGAGGAATGCAAGGGCACGCGCTTCAAGCCGGAAGTGCTCGATGTCCGTTATCGCGCCCGCAACATCCACGAAATCCTCAACCTCACGGTGCGCGAGGCGCTGCAGTTTTTCCGCGAGGTCCCGAAGATTACCGACAAATTGCGGGTTCTCGATGAAGTGGGGCTTGGTTATCTACGCCTGGGACAGTCGGCGACCACGCTTTCCGGCGGCGAGGCGCAGCGCATCAAGCTGGCGGCGCATTTGCAGCCGCGCGCCCGCGAGTACGTGCGGCAACAGGACCAAGAGGAGCGCCGCCGGCGTCCCCGTGTGCTCTACATCTTCGACGAGCCGACCACCGGACTGCACTTCGACGACGTCAGCAAGCTGCTGGCCGCCTTCCGCCGCCTGATTGATGCCGGCGGCTCCATCCTGGTCATCGAGCACAATCTCGAGGTCATCAAGGTGGCCGACTGGGTCATCGATCTCGGTCCCGAGGGCGGCGACCGCGGCGGGCACGTCGTGGCCGCGGGTCCTCCCGAGGCCATCGCGCGCCACGCGAAGTCCTACACCGGAAAATGGCTGGCGCGCATCTTACCTGCGGCCACGCCATCGCGCGCCACGGCGGCGAGCGCTGCGGACCCCGGGAACGGTAACTCTCGATCTGAATCGCCAGCCCGGGAGCCTGCGGTCTCGGTTCGCCGGCGCGGCACAGGAACGAATGTCGGCCAATAG
- a CDS encoding M48 family peptidase yields MHPRLLSILQRAYRDLRPRAPMPEFRAEFFPFANINNTIRLRQGVVKVRVSDLLEGAPDEVLYAIAHILIAKLYRKPIDSALARRYRQHCGRRDLSAKAHLVRQVRGRKRIASARGRVYDLEAIFEELNTRFFFGLLARPQMTWSRDRARNALGHYDPAHNAIVVSRVFDRPQVPRYAVEYIVYHEMLHLRHPVRLRGSRRCVHPPQFQADEKLFPQLEEAKRFLKTL; encoded by the coding sequence ATGCATCCACGGCTCTTATCCATTCTGCAACGCGCCTATCGCGACCTGCGCCCGCGCGCGCCCATGCCCGAGTTCCGCGCCGAATTCTTTCCCTTCGCCAACATCAACAACACCATTCGCCTGCGCCAGGGAGTGGTGAAAGTGCGCGTCTCTGACCTGCTGGAAGGCGCGCCCGACGAAGTGCTCTACGCCATCGCGCACATCCTCATCGCCAAGCTCTACCGCAAACCGATTGATTCCGCGCTGGCGCGCCGTTACCGGCAGCACTGCGGGCGGCGCGACCTCAGCGCCAAGGCCCACCTGGTGCGGCAGGTGCGCGGGCGCAAGCGCATCGCCAGTGCCCGCGGGCGCGTTTACGACCTGGAAGCCATCTTCGAGGAACTCAACACGCGCTTCTTCTTCGGGCTGCTCGCTCGCCCGCAAATGACCTGGAGCCGCGATCGCGCCCGCAACGCCCTCGGCCATTACGACCCGGCGCACAACGCCATCGTCGTCAGCCGCGTCTTCGACCGCCCCCAGGTTCCCCGCTACGCCGTCGAGTACATCGTCTACCACGAAATGCTTCACCTCCGGCACCCGGTCCGGCTGCGCGGCAGCCGCCGTTGCGTCCATCCGCCCCAATTCCAGGCGGACGAAAAGCTCTTCCCCCAGCTTGAGGAGGCGAAGCGTTTTCTGAAAACCTTGTGA
- a CDS encoding ABC transporter permease, with the protein MTRQRTGSRNAMFFRMLMRATMVKPGRVISALLAVVVAASVATAMMNLYVDVQAKLRKEFRSYGANVIVVARDGQTLPAEALTRIESVLGNRGLAVPFAYAVARTGKGAPVVVAGTDMERVRKLDAWWSVTAWPSAPRSALIGAHAAPVVSPDNQPFTLSFDNRTVELTAAGTLRTGAAEDSRVYLDLKDFTAWTGVQPSSIEIGAGGTPEEINGIISQLATALPAAEVRPVRQIVEGEARVLGKTRATLLAAVSMIILTAALCVLATLTAWVLDRRRDFAIMKALGASERLVNGFFAAEAAALGAAGAVIGFAIGIGVAAWIGRVNFHAAVVPRFGVFPAVFAGSVAVALISAVLPISLLRRVQPATILRGE; encoded by the coding sequence ATGACTCGTCAACGCACCGGCAGCCGCAACGCGATGTTCTTCCGCATGCTGATGCGGGCCACCATGGTCAAACCGGGCCGCGTGATCTCGGCGCTGCTGGCCGTGGTAGTGGCCGCGTCGGTCGCCACCGCGATGATGAACCTGTACGTGGATGTCCAGGCCAAGCTCAGGAAAGAATTCCGCAGCTACGGCGCGAACGTGATTGTGGTCGCGCGTGACGGCCAAACGCTGCCCGCCGAAGCCCTCACCCGCATTGAAAGCGTGCTCGGCAACCGCGGCCTGGCAGTTCCCTTTGCTTATGCCGTCGCACGCACCGGCAAAGGCGCGCCGGTGGTGGTTGCCGGCACCGACATGGAGCGCGTGCGCAAGCTGGACGCGTGGTGGTCGGTGACCGCATGGCCCAGCGCGCCACGTTCCGCGCTCATCGGCGCGCACGCGGCGCCCGTCGTCTCGCCCGACAACCAGCCATTCACGCTGAGTTTCGACAACCGCACCGTGGAACTGACTGCCGCGGGCACGCTGCGCACCGGCGCTGCTGAAGACAGCCGCGTCTACCTCGACCTGAAAGACTTCACCGCGTGGACCGGCGTGCAGCCGTCCTCCATCGAGATCGGCGCCGGCGGCACGCCGGAGGAAATCAACGGCATCATCAGCCAACTGGCCACCGCACTGCCTGCCGCGGAAGTTCGTCCGGTGCGGCAGATCGTCGAGGGCGAAGCCCGCGTGCTGGGCAAGACGCGCGCCACGCTGCTGGCCGCGGTCAGCATGATCATCCTCACCGCCGCGTTATGCGTGCTCGCCACGCTCACCGCCTGGGTGCTCGACCGCCGCCGCGACTTCGCCATCATGAAAGCCCTGGGCGCTTCCGAGCGCCTGGTCAACGGATTCTTCGCCGCCGAAGCTGCCGCCCTGGGCGCCGCCGGAGCGGTGATAGGATTTGCCATCGGCATTGGGGTGGCGGCCTGGATCGGTCGCGTCAATTTTCACGCTGCCGTGGTGCCGCGCTTCGGGGTGTTCCCTGCCGTGTTCGCCGGCAGCGTGGCCGTGGCTTTGATCTCGGCTGTGCTGCCCATCAGCCTATTGCGCCGCGTGCAGCCTGCTACCATTCTGAGGGGAGAGTGA